Within the Tautonia marina genome, the region CGGGTCGAACGACCCTCGGACGTTGCGGAGCTCGATCGGACCGGTGTCGTCGGTCCCCATGCCCCACTGGGCACAGTCGGGATGATGGCCGCCCCAGTCGGTGATCTGGCCGCCGGAATAGTCGAGAATCCACCGATAATTGACGTGGCAGCGGGCCGGGGCATAGGGTGCCTCGGGGGCCGGGCCGAGCCAGAAATCGTAGTCGAACCCCTCGGGGACGGGGCAAACCTCCTTGTCCTCGCCGTGCTCGCCCGCCAGGTTCGGCCGACCGCCGGGAAGTCCCACGAGCACGCGCTTCAAGTCGCCAATCCGACCGTTACGAACCAGCTCGCACGCCCTTCGAAACTTCGGATCGGAGCGCTGCTGGCTGCCGGTCTGGAAGACGACGCCGGTCTTCGCCACCGCGTCGCTCATCGCACGCCCCTCGGCAATGGTCAGCGAGAGAGGCTTCTGGCAGTAGATGTCCTTGCCTGCCTTGCATGCCTCGATCACCGGAATCGCGTGCCAGTGGTCCGGGGTGCAGATCTCGACGGCATCGATGTCGTCTCGGCCGAGGATCTCCCGGTAATCCACGATCGCGTCGCAGCCGTGGTACGCCCCGGAGCCCGCCCGCTCGGCGTAATGCTCCTCCACCAGCCGCTTCGCCGGTTCCCGACCGCCGAGCTTGCCGTTCCAGTAGCCGAGGCTCTCGCGGTTCACGTCACAGACGGCGACGATCTGCACGCGATCGTCGCGGAGGAAGCTGCGGAGGTCGTTGAACCCCTGGTTCCCGGTGCCGATCATGGCCAGGGTGATCCGATCGCTCGGCGCGACCGCCCCTCCCCTGCCCAGGGCCGAGGCCGGAACAATCATCGGCGCGGCCACTCCCGCCGCCGCGGCGCGGCCGATCGTGCGAAGAAACCCCCGGCGGGATGAGGAAGACGATGCGGAATCGGTTCGGTTCATCGGGGACGCTCACTCGACCAGGGGACGATCAGACCAAAGCCTCACAGGCTCCGCGGTCCTCGAATCTTGCCGAATCGGAGGGCGTTCGCAAGTCCTCGCTCCCTTGGGCCAGCGGTCGGCCTCAGTACCGGAGCAACGCCGCCAGGTCCCCGAGTTTCGCAAGGCCGGGGATCGAGTCGGTGAACTCCATCGTCGCGCTGGTCAGTTCGAGCTGACGAGTCAGAGCGTCGATCAGGTCGACCGCGAAGACCGACGCGGAGCCGCAAACCGGGCAGGTTGCGGGCTCCCCGGCCGAGAGGTTCGTGCAGTCGCGGCATCGGACACCGGTCAATCGGGCATCTCGGGTGACGATGACCGAATCGACCCGGCCGACCAGGGCCGCTGCCAGCACCTCCTCTGGACCGGCAACCGCCAAGCCGCCCGAGAACAGCTCGGCGCGGATCTGTTCCCAGAGCCGGACCTCCGACGCCCGCTCGGCATCGTCGTGCAAGGCATAGGCCGCGTTGATGAGCTCGCGGTCATCGTCGTGCAGGTCGATCGCCTGCGCCCCGACAACCTTCTCGGCGACCGGAGGGGTCAGGGCCTCCTCGATTGCCCGCATCGTCTCCTCGGAACCGAGCAGGACGACCCGAGTGAACGAGCCGTTGCGGACGATTTCGTCCAGCGATACGGCCACCTCGTGCGCGTAGTGATGGAGCTGCTTATCCCGGCGTCTTGCATAGCGCTGCTGCGACCAGCCGCCCACCTTCACACGGTTCTTGACCTTCCCCTTGATGCGGTCGGCGTCGTCCACCTCGGCGGAACTGACCTGAAGTACCCGCGTTGCGGTGTTGTCGGCCAGCACGACGAGGAAGTCCTCGTGCTCGTCCTGCAGCTCGGCCAACGGCCGGATGTACGGAGCCGCATCGACCCGGAGCAATTCCGGAACGGCCACCGGCAGGTCGTACCGGCGGAGGAAGTCGTCGGCCCAGCAGGCAAACAGACAGGTTCCCTCCGACTTCGGCGGCTGGTCGGCGAGCGCCGATCGGACCATCGCCATCGTCTCGTCGAAGTGCTCCAGCTCGGCCGGTTCGTCCTCCAGGAGTGATCGAAGCTGCCGCTCGCGGCGGTCGAGGAAGCCAAGCCCCCCTTGCCCCGAGCAATAGAGGGACACATAGGCACGTTCAGCCCCTCGACGCTGGGCCAGCTCGCGGAGGTCGATCTGCTGAAACACGTTGCACGTTCCTGTTGGGGATGGGGAGCGGGAGAAGCCACGAGATCAGCGATCGACTCTCCGCAATCCCGGTGCCGACTGCCTCACGGTGTCCGAGCCCTCAATCGGCCGAACCTGCCGACGAGTTGCCTTGACGAGCATGACGGTCCCGACTACTTTCCCCAGGCGAGCGATTCCCCAAAGGAAGGGGGTCCCGGGCCGGAGCGCCCGGGAACGCCGAAGGAGTGGAACGCCGATGAACCGTCCCGCCGCCGAGCCCTTAAGCGTGCCGGCCCTCGACCTCAAGGCCCAGTACCGGACCATCCGAGACGAGGTCGAACCCATCGTCCAGGAACTCCTGGAAAGTCAGATGTTCGTCCTCGGGCCGAACGTCGCAGCCCTCGAAGCCGAGCTGGCTGCCTACTGCGGGGCGTCCCACGCGGTCGGCTGCGCCTCGGGAACCGATGCCCTGCTCTTGCCCCTGATGGCCTGGGGCATCGGGCCGGGAGACGAGGTGATTACCACCCCGTTCACCTTCTTCGCCACCGCTGGGGTTATCTGGCGGCTGGGGGCGAAGCCGGTCTTCGTGGACATCGACCCGGTCACCTACAACCTCGATCCCGATCGCCTCGCCGCGGCGATCACGCCGAAGACCAGGGCCATCATCCCGGTCCACCTTTACGGTCAGGCGGCCGACATGGACCCGATCAACGCCATCGCCGCCGAGCATGGGTTGATGGTTCTCGAAGACGCCGCCCAGGCCATCGGCGCCGGCTACAAGGGGAAGCGGGCCGGCGTGCTCGGCCATGCCTCGGCCTTCAGCTTCTACCCGTCGAAGAACCTCGGCGGCTTCGGCGACGGCGGTATGATCACCACGGATGACCCCGACCTTGCCTCGCGGATGGCCAGGCTCCGGGTCCACGGCATGGAGCCAAAGTACTACCACGCCGAGGTCGGCCTCAACTCCCGGCTTGATGCCTTTCAGGCCGCCGTCATTCGCGTCAAGCTCCGTCACCTCGACGCCTGGACCGCCGGCCGTCGGGCCGTGGCCGAAACCTACCGCGACCTGTTCGACGAGGCCGGCTTGAGCGGGCTCATCACCCTTCCGGTCGAGCAATCCAGGCGAATTCACGTTTACAATCAGTTCGTCATTCGGGTCGATGCCTCGCTC harbors:
- a CDS encoding Gfo/Idh/MocA family protein; translated protein: MNRTDSASSSSSRRGFLRTIGRAAAAGVAAPMIVPASALGRGGAVAPSDRITLAMIGTGNQGFNDLRSFLRDDRVQIVAVCDVNRESLGYWNGKLGGREPAKRLVEEHYAERAGSGAYHGCDAIVDYREILGRDDIDAVEICTPDHWHAIPVIEACKAGKDIYCQKPLSLTIAEGRAMSDAVAKTGVVFQTGSQQRSDPKFRRACELVRNGRIGDLKRVLVGLPGGRPNLAGEHGEDKEVCPVPEGFDYDFWLGPAPEAPYAPARCHVNYRWILDYSGGQITDWGGHHPDCAQWGMGTDDTGPIELRNVRGSFDPPDPLWDTATAFGFEAVYENGVVMSISNEHRMGVTFQGSEGSIYANRGQIDADPKGVLDSELGPDAIRLYASDDHFRNFIDCVMSRGETAAPVEVAHRSITICHLGNIALRLGRDRLRWDPKAEQILGDDEAAAMLSRPYRDPWVLPTV
- a CDS encoding DegT/DnrJ/EryC1/StrS family aminotransferase, giving the protein MNRPAAEPLSVPALDLKAQYRTIRDEVEPIVQELLESQMFVLGPNVAALEAELAAYCGASHAVGCASGTDALLLPLMAWGIGPGDEVITTPFTFFATAGVIWRLGAKPVFVDIDPVTYNLDPDRLAAAITPKTRAIIPVHLYGQAADMDPINAIAAEHGLMVLEDAAQAIGAGYKGKRAGVLGHASAFSFYPSKNLGGFGDGGMITTDDPDLASRMARLRVHGMEPKYYHAEVGLNSRLDAFQAAVIRVKLRHLDAWTAGRRAVAETYRDLFDEAGLSGLITLPVEQSRRIHVYNQFVIRVDASLRDRIRATLAEARVGTEIYYPIPLHLQECFASLGGRPGDFPISEAAAHETIALPIYPELSREALRHVVGVITDVYRDARLLPTRREHAA
- a CDS encoding baeRF10 domain-containing protein — translated: MFQQIDLRELAQRRGAERAYVSLYCSGQGGLGFLDRRERQLRSLLEDEPAELEHFDETMAMVRSALADQPPKSEGTCLFACWADDFLRRYDLPVAVPELLRVDAAPYIRPLAELQDEHEDFLVVLADNTATRVLQVSSAEVDDADRIKGKVKNRVKVGGWSQQRYARRRDKQLHHYAHEVAVSLDEIVRNGSFTRVVLLGSEETMRAIEEALTPPVAEKVVGAQAIDLHDDDRELINAAYALHDDAERASEVRLWEQIRAELFSGGLAVAGPEEVLAAALVGRVDSVIVTRDARLTGVRCRDCTNLSAGEPATCPVCGSASVFAVDLIDALTRQLELTSATMEFTDSIPGLAKLGDLAALLRY